A genomic stretch from Dehalococcoidia bacterium includes:
- a CDS encoding GDP-mannose 4,6-dehydratase, producing the protein MNTLVTGGAGFIGSHLVDALISEGHRVTVMDDLSNSSTKYLNDGADFRQGNILDLQELKKGFEFCSPSVVFHLAAHASVSESVRDPQYDAQVNILGTINVLELCKEFKVNRLVFSSTGGALYGEPKYLPADEEHPTHPLSPYGASKLAAEAFIESISSLSGMNYSILRYGNVYGPRQSPYGEAGVVAIFIDALLRGESPMIFGDGLHQRDYVYVEDVVKANLLSLQSSGNEKFNIGTNSSTSVKDIYDLVSRALDSEIPAIFKDERIGDVRSIYLNSDRANEKLKWKPTIDIDNGIKRTVEWMRSELR; encoded by the coding sequence ATGAATACTCTTGTAACAGGCGGAGCTGGATTTATAGGTTCTCATTTAGTTGATGCGCTTATTTCAGAAGGTCACAGGGTTACAGTAATGGATGACCTTTCAAACTCCTCGACAAAATATCTCAACGACGGTGCAGACTTTAGGCAAGGAAATATCCTTGACTTGCAAGAACTCAAAAAGGGATTCGAATTCTGCTCCCCATCTGTTGTGTTTCACCTTGCAGCCCATGCAAGCGTCAGTGAGTCAGTGAGGGACCCTCAATATGATGCACAGGTCAATATCCTTGGAACAATTAATGTTTTGGAGCTATGCAAGGAGTTCAAAGTCAATCGCCTAGTTTTCAGTTCTACTGGAGGAGCATTGTATGGAGAACCAAAATATCTCCCTGCAGATGAAGAGCACCCTACTCACCCTCTTTCTCCATATGGGGCATCAAAATTGGCAGCAGAAGCATTTATTGAGAGTATTAGTAGTCTTAGTGGGATGAATTATTCAATATTGCGTTATGGGAATGTATATGGACCACGTCAAAGCCCTTATGGGGAAGCTGGTGTGGTCGCAATCTTTATTGACGCCTTGCTCCGTGGTGAGTCACCTATGATTTTTGGAGACGGTTTGCATCAGCGGGATTATGTCTATGTGGAAGATGTAGTGAAGGCCAATCTGCTGTCATTGCAATCATCCGGCAATGAAAAATTTAATATAGGAACTAATTCAAGTACGTCAGTAAAAGATATTTATGATCTTGTATCTAGAGCATTGGATTCCGAAATACCTGCTATTTTCAAAGACGAAAGAATTGGCGATGTTCGTAGTATCTACTTAAACAGCGATAGAGCTAATGAAAAATTGAAATGGAAACCCACCATTGATATCGACAACGGAATAAAGCGTACGGTGGAATGGATGCGGAGTGAGCTCAGATAG
- the selA gene encoding L-seryl-tRNA(Sec) selenium transferase has translation MDKNAFRSIPSIDNLLSDSRVIDLLGLLEREFLVQVIREITDNTREEIQKGKTPPNRNELIQIVVDTVNREMEQWPSPVINATGVVLHTNMGRAPLSEDALISAKVASEDYSDLELDLRDGKRGSRYSEISNLLRRLTGCEDAIVVNNNASAMFLGLAAIARGKEVIVSRGEASEIGGGFRIPDVLVQSGAKLVEVGTVNRTYAEDYQLAITSKTAAILVVHRSNFQVLGFTHEPQLSDISQVGRDNNIPVLHDLGSGALIDTAAYGLGHEPMPQESLADGSDLVFFSGDKLLGGPQSGIVVGNKNLISKLKAHPLARALRPEKLTLAALHQTLLHYLQGEATQKIPVWKMISMPLEELDERSRIAAEAIGPRAKVVDGFSAVGGGSLPTDQLPSKLISLSPSEHVKIEKTAEKIRKNTPHIIARIEDGNLIFDFRTVIPENDKEIIEAIKRVL, from the coding sequence ATGGACAAGAATGCATTTCGCAGTATACCTAGTATAGACAACCTTTTGTCAGATTCTAGAGTAATCGACCTTTTAGGGTTGCTTGAGCGTGAGTTTCTCGTACAAGTAATAAGAGAGATTACAGACAACACCCGCGAAGAAATACAAAAAGGAAAAACTCCGCCAAATCGAAATGAATTGATCCAGATAGTCGTAGATACAGTCAATCGTGAAATGGAGCAATGGCCTTCACCAGTAATAAACGCTACAGGGGTTGTCTTACATACGAATATGGGTAGGGCTCCATTATCTGAGGATGCTCTGATTTCAGCCAAGGTAGCGTCAGAAGATTACAGTGATCTTGAATTGGATCTTCGGGATGGTAAACGTGGTTCTAGGTACTCTGAAATTTCTAATTTATTGAGACGATTGACTGGGTGTGAGGATGCGATTGTAGTGAATAACAATGCGTCCGCGATGTTTTTAGGTCTCGCTGCAATCGCCCGAGGTAAAGAAGTAATTGTATCTCGTGGCGAGGCTAGTGAAATAGGCGGTGGTTTTCGCATCCCCGACGTTCTTGTGCAGAGTGGTGCAAAATTAGTCGAGGTAGGGACTGTCAATCGGACCTATGCGGAAGATTATCAATTAGCAATTACATCTAAAACTGCAGCTATCCTCGTGGTGCACAGGTCTAATTTCCAAGTCTTGGGCTTTACACATGAACCGCAGTTATCCGATATTTCTCAAGTCGGTAGGGACAATAATATCCCAGTACTCCATGACCTTGGCTCCGGTGCTCTAATAGATACTGCTGCGTACGGATTGGGGCATGAGCCTATGCCGCAGGAGAGCTTGGCTGATGGCTCAGATCTTGTATTTTTCTCTGGTGACAAATTGCTTGGAGGTCCCCAGTCTGGAATCGTAGTAGGTAATAAGAACCTTATCTCTAAATTAAAAGCACATCCTTTAGCGCGCGCATTGAGGCCGGAAAAATTAACATTGGCAGCTTTGCATCAGACTCTTCTTCATTACTTACAAGGTGAAGCGACCCAGAAAATTCCTGTATGGAAAATGATCTCAATGCCTTTAGAAGAACTGGACGAAAGATCAAGAATTGCTGCCGAAGCTATCGGGCCTCGTGCCAAAGTAGTGGACGGATTTTCCGCTGTGGGTGGAGGAAGTTTGCCTACTGATCAATTACCTTCCAAATTAATTTCATTGAGTCCATCAGAGCATGTAAAAATTGAAAAAACAGCCGAAAAAATCAGAAAAAACACACCTCATATTATTGCCAGAATTGAAGATGGGAATTTGATTTTCGATTTTCGTACGGTTATACCAGAAAACGATAAGGAAATTATAGAAGCTATTAAGCGGGTTCTTTAA
- a CDS encoding VOC family protein — MPLNLDHTIVPAYDKVKSAQFIARILGLEYTGPYGHFAPVKINETFTLDFDNSDNPHSNHYAFLASDEEFDTILQRVKDEGILFGSGPGSRTDGEINHKHQGRGFYFDDENGHVWEIITHTYISSSSGTS, encoded by the coding sequence ATGCCACTAAATCTTGACCATACGATAGTACCAGCTTATGACAAAGTGAAATCGGCACAATTCATTGCAAGAATATTGGGCCTAGAATATACAGGTCCATATGGGCATTTTGCTCCAGTAAAAATTAATGAAACATTCACCCTAGATTTTGATAACTCAGATAATCCTCATTCAAATCATTATGCTTTTTTAGCTTCTGACGAGGAATTCGACACAATATTGCAAAGAGTAAAGGACGAAGGAATTCTTTTTGGAAGTGGCCCTGGTTCAAGAACCGACGGTGAAATTAATCATAAGCACCAAGGAAGAGGGTTTTACTTCGATGATGAGAATGGCCATGTTTGGGAAATAATTACGCATACCTACATATCCAGTAGTTCAGGAACTAGCTAA
- a CDS encoding radical SAM protein, whose product MQEGNGKENHISHGRILTSSQMSDKDTFWHSVFAELDRKISELEGQDSENYEIAKTIRGSLRKNIDNEINFYRANFQLGEQEFSWLKKNETRKWADYLIYRYKFRVYPEKKILKEFPPYVLIEPTSVCNIRCVMCFQVDKTFTNSQFMGKMPWNIFQRAVDESAKNDCQAITLASRGEPTLHPLLPDMLAYIHSKGILDLKLNTNATRLSEKIARSILSSEVNELVFSVDAGTKETYERIRVKGKFDQVVANITRFNEIRETEFPDSKTTTRISGVKVDEDQDVEQMVAFWSPLVDEVSIKPAIARWDSYHNNTNSIKVPCSQLWERMYVWYDGALNPCDFDYKSYLTVGNINEMTLSEAWLGARYSALRKAHLAEERSSCFPCDRCPL is encoded by the coding sequence ATGCAAGAGGGTAATGGAAAAGAGAACCATATATCACATGGACGAATACTTACTTCCAGTCAAATGTCAGACAAGGATACTTTTTGGCATTCTGTCTTTGCGGAATTAGACAGGAAAATTTCTGAATTAGAAGGTCAAGACTCGGAAAATTACGAGATAGCGAAAACAATCCGAGGATCTCTTCGTAAAAATATTGATAACGAGATTAATTTCTATAGAGCTAATTTCCAACTAGGAGAGCAAGAATTCTCTTGGCTCAAAAAAAATGAAACTAGAAAATGGGCTGATTACCTCATTTATCGTTATAAATTTAGGGTCTACCCAGAGAAAAAAATCCTCAAAGAATTTCCTCCCTATGTTTTGATTGAGCCGACTTCAGTTTGTAATATTCGATGCGTGATGTGCTTTCAAGTCGATAAGACTTTCACGAACTCGCAATTCATGGGGAAAATGCCATGGAATATTTTCCAGCGAGCAGTTGACGAAAGTGCAAAAAATGATTGCCAAGCAATCACTCTTGCTTCGCGCGGAGAGCCGACTTTACATCCTTTGTTACCAGACATGCTCGCTTACATTCACAGTAAAGGAATTCTTGATCTCAAGTTAAACACGAATGCAACTCGACTGTCTGAAAAAATTGCCCGAAGCATACTCTCTTCAGAAGTAAATGAACTGGTCTTTTCTGTCGACGCAGGGACCAAAGAGACATACGAAAGAATCCGTGTCAAAGGTAAATTTGATCAAGTCGTCGCTAACATAACGCGATTCAATGAAATCAGGGAGACTGAATTCCCTGATTCTAAAACAACAACTCGAATCAGCGGGGTAAAGGTCGACGAAGACCAGGATGTAGAACAGATGGTTGCGTTCTGGAGCCCTCTTGTAGACGAGGTATCCATAAAGCCGGCGATCGCGCGTTGGGACTCCTACCATAACAATACGAATTCGATAAAAGTACCCTGTAGTCAATTATGGGAGCGTATGTACGTTTGGTATGATGGCGCCTTGAATCCGTGTGACTTCGACTATAAATCATACTTAACAGTGGGAAATATCAATGAGATGACGTTAAGTGAGGCTTGGCTTGGCGCGCGATATTCTGCACTTCGGAAAGCGCATCTTGCTGAAGAAAGATCCAGTTGCTTTCCGTGCGATAGATGCCCTCTATAA
- a CDS encoding alpha/beta hydrolase, giving the protein MTGLQFADINGVRIAFEQSGQGVPILALHGFPRTHRTWKYIEPLLAGDFQLIMPDRRGYGDSDRLPEPSSYRLQDMTTDAIGLMDYLGIDKFVVLGHDKGSPTARKIALDHPDRVLGMIQIDAVPQELVVSNRDASGRQWYFDFFRQRDVAEKIVTAIPELFFGLFIDRNPHLPDDERQHYIEQFSKKGTPEAVVWDYRSMLEEDPIYWQELADNGSKIVVPVLVLWGSTGPSARLEVEQLWRKVAEKVKGIAVDSAAHYVHEQQPEVTAGHILNFAKNENIL; this is encoded by the coding sequence ATGACAGGCTTGCAATTTGCAGACATAAATGGTGTGCGTATTGCATTTGAGCAGTCAGGGCAGGGTGTTCCGATTCTCGCCCTGCATGGTTTCCCTAGGACCCATCGAACATGGAAATATATTGAGCCTTTACTAGCAGGCGATTTTCAATTAATAATGCCCGATCGACGTGGTTATGGTGATTCAGATAGATTGCCAGAACCTTCTTCATATCGATTGCAAGATATGACGACGGATGCTATTGGTTTAATGGATTACTTAGGGATAGATAAATTTGTGGTGCTTGGTCATGATAAAGGTTCACCAACAGCCCGAAAAATTGCGCTAGATCACCCTGATAGGGTTCTTGGAATGATACAAATCGACGCTGTTCCTCAAGAATTAGTAGTAAGCAACAGAGACGCAAGTGGCCGTCAATGGTATTTTGATTTTTTCCGACAACGTGACGTCGCAGAAAAAATAGTAACTGCTATACCAGAGTTGTTTTTTGGCTTATTTATTGATCGCAACCCTCACTTGCCTGATGATGAACGCCAGCATTACATAGAGCAATTCAGCAAGAAAGGAACCCCTGAGGCGGTAGTATGGGATTATCGTTCGATGCTCGAAGAAGATCCGATTTATTGGCAGGAACTTGCCGACAATGGCAGTAAAATTGTTGTTCCTGTTTTAGTGCTTTGGGGTAGCACCGGTCCTTCTGCACGCCTTGAAGTTGAACAGCTATGGAGGAAAGTAGCAGAAAAAGTAAAAGGAATAGCTGTTGATTCCGCTGCTCATTACGTACACGAACAGCAACCTGAAGTTACTGCTGGGCACATTCTCAATTTCGCTAAGAATGAAAACATTTTGTAA
- a CDS encoding alpha/beta hydrolase: MSVQIANITLDNAEEKYVEMSHGKTRYIEAGEGYPTILLHGVGYTDGAHSWLLNIGPLSKKMKIIAVDALAWGKGDGLLQQEYSFAYLVDFLREFQDALGLEKTNLVGHSMGGWLASLFAYESPQRLNKLVLVASGGAMPRQLKSMVEFTPPTRDQIIETYTPKVNGGVDIEALADYQFALTQSEERLGAYRRVLSHMNNMETRSRYNTVRRFPHISVPTLVVWGTEDPVNALEMGQMTHEGIPGSRMVTFENCGHWIPTEKPDEFNEALLNFL; this comes from the coding sequence ATGTCTGTTCAAATTGCAAATATTACTTTGGACAATGCTGAGGAAAAATATGTGGAAATGAGCCATGGTAAAACACGGTACATTGAAGCAGGCGAAGGATACCCAACAATTTTGCTCCACGGAGTAGGCTACACCGATGGAGCCCACAGTTGGCTTCTAAATATCGGGCCTCTATCAAAAAAAATGAAAATCATCGCCGTAGATGCACTGGCGTGGGGTAAAGGCGATGGTCTTCTACAACAAGAGTACTCTTTTGCGTACCTTGTAGATTTTCTTCGGGAATTCCAAGATGCCTTAGGTCTAGAAAAAACTAATCTTGTAGGACATTCAATGGGAGGTTGGTTGGCTTCGTTATTTGCATACGAAAGCCCTCAGCGCCTCAACAAACTTGTATTAGTAGCAAGCGGTGGTGCAATGCCAAGGCAGCTGAAAAGCATGGTTGAATTCACCCCACCGACGCGGGATCAAATAATCGAGACTTACACTCCTAAAGTAAATGGAGGCGTGGATATTGAAGCTCTTGCAGATTACCAATTTGCCTTGACACAGAGCGAAGAGCGTCTCGGTGCGTACCGTAGAGTATTAAGCCACATGAACAATATGGAAACTCGAAGTAGGTACAACACGGTTAGAAGATTCCCGCACATTTCTGTACCAACTTTAGTGGTCTGGGGAACTGAGGATCCAGTAAACGCGCTTGAAATGGGGCAAATGACACACGAGGGAATACCTGGTTCAAGAATGGTGACCTTCGAAAATTGTGGGCACTGGATCCCTACTGAAAAGCCAGATGAATTTAACGAAGCTCTATTGAATTTCCTCTAG
- a CDS encoding MBL fold metallo-hydrolase: MVSIEVLLHGESISTNYGSLGYCSTLLIRGSQNIIVDTGHVGRRRALQKALNDRNLQPADINIAVMTHAHWDHAQNYDIFPSAEVLIHEWERKYIRNPHPNDWATPLWTNAMIDSLGKVKEVEDGYQLEDGITVMHTPGHSAGTMALIVETEEGPVAITGDGIANAKVISTKINANVFWNEADSKRSIERISQAAEIIYPGHDRPFKILKNGQIDYLADRKLTFFGIDINDSNINIKSEKIKPFVMPGIESQAIAN, translated from the coding sequence ATGGTATCCATAGAAGTGTTGCTCCATGGTGAATCTATTTCTACAAATTACGGATCCTTAGGCTATTGCAGTACCCTGCTAATTAGAGGTTCCCAAAATATCATTGTAGATACTGGGCATGTTGGCCGAAGAAGAGCGCTACAAAAAGCCCTTAATGATCGCAATCTTCAACCAGCCGATATTAATATTGCCGTAATGACCCATGCACACTGGGATCATGCGCAAAATTATGACATCTTCCCTTCTGCCGAAGTACTCATCCATGAATGGGAACGAAAATACATCCGTAACCCCCACCCAAATGACTGGGCTACTCCATTATGGACAAACGCAATGATTGACTCTCTGGGTAAAGTTAAAGAAGTAGAAGATGGCTATCAACTTGAAGATGGTATTACAGTCATGCACACGCCAGGGCATTCTGCAGGAACAATGGCTTTAATTGTTGAAACTGAAGAAGGACCTGTTGCAATTACAGGAGATGGGATTGCTAATGCTAAGGTAATTTCAACAAAGATAAACGCAAATGTTTTTTGGAATGAAGCTGATTCTAAGCGCAGCATAGAGCGAATTTCTCAAGCTGCAGAAATAATTTATCCGGGCCACGACAGGCCGTTTAAAATACTGAAAAACGGTCAAATTGATTACTTAGCAGATCGGAAACTTACATTTTTTGGTATTGATATTAATGATTCTAATATCAATATCAAGTCTGAAAAAATCAAACCATTTGTAATGCCAGGAATCGAAAGCCAAGCGATTGCAAACTAA
- a CDS encoding amidohydrolase family protein: MIIDMHTHIVPSEFPLLDGRPSGDSFPRMQIEDDERSTIIIDGKNYRTVRNVCWDASKRKKEINNEGTTKQVLSPLPELLMYHLDPKDGADLARHLNECISTMIKEEPDTFYGLGSVPMQDIKLAITELQYIKELGLHGVEIRTNIEGCSLGEEKFKPFFEAASALDLAVFPHANRPTFSDRLAHIPASVADAPLGFPIESGLAGASIIWSGLLEDFPNLRICMSHAGGILIPLLARSNENWHSREAVRKLLPKSPLEYASMLFYDDIAFDIAPLRYLIDHVGIEQVMIGSDWQGTGAKVPSPSDEFLALGLDRTEQEFIGWKNAIRFLGETN, from the coding sequence ATGATCATTGATATGCACACTCACATCGTTCCAAGTGAATTCCCTTTATTGGATGGACGACCTTCCGGCGATTCGTTCCCTAGAATGCAAATTGAAGATGATGAACGATCGACAATAATAATCGACGGGAAAAATTACCGGACAGTACGAAATGTTTGTTGGGATGCAAGCAAAAGGAAGAAAGAAATTAATAACGAAGGCACTACAAAACAAGTGCTTTCCCCCCTACCCGAGCTTTTGATGTATCACCTCGATCCTAAAGACGGCGCAGATTTAGCTAGGCATCTCAACGAATGTATATCGACAATGATTAAAGAAGAGCCCGATACTTTTTACGGACTTGGTTCAGTTCCGATGCAGGATATAAAACTTGCGATTACCGAGCTTCAATACATCAAAGAACTCGGCCTTCACGGGGTTGAGATACGCACAAATATTGAAGGATGCAGCCTAGGTGAGGAAAAATTCAAGCCGTTTTTTGAAGCTGCATCTGCACTTGATCTAGCTGTTTTTCCACATGCGAATCGGCCTACCTTCAGTGATCGGCTTGCGCATATCCCGGCATCGGTAGCAGATGCACCACTCGGTTTTCCAATTGAATCTGGGCTTGCAGGCGCATCGATCATCTGGAGCGGCTTACTTGAAGATTTTCCGAATTTACGAATATGTATGAGCCATGCTGGAGGTATATTGATTCCGCTCCTTGCAAGATCCAATGAAAATTGGCATAGCAGAGAGGCAGTCCGCAAGCTATTACCCAAATCTCCATTGGAATACGCTTCAATGCTTTTCTATGACGATATAGCTTTCGACATTGCACCACTACGCTATCTAATTGACCACGTAGGTATAGAACAAGTAATGATAGGGTCAGACTGGCAAGGTACTGGAGCTAAGGTGCCGTCTCCATCGGACGAATTTTTAGCTCTCGGCCTGGATAGAACAGAGCAGGAATTTATCGGATGGAAAAACGCCATTCGCTTCTTAGGAGAAACTAATTAA
- a CDS encoding SDR family oxidoreductase — protein sequence MPSFDLTDRVAIVTGGSQGFGKAIAIGLAHQGANVVVAAREPEGVTVGRERPHAPVKPVVDEILAIGSRGLGITCDVRNLSDVENMVEETMSTFGKIDILVNVVGGSWGETFRSGPLMELEEHDFIECYKVNVITAFQCAKAVQPIMKSQGKGTIVNIASGSGLNPGTGQAAYGAAKAGVINMTKSMAYEWAPEIRVNSIALGGIETPHRPMWSETIRSTSTSRSAMGRLGTPDEHAGTVLWLVSDAAGYMNGATIEADGGRP from the coding sequence ATGCCAAGTTTTGATTTAACTGACAGAGTTGCAATTGTTACTGGAGGATCACAAGGGTTTGGAAAGGCAATAGCAATTGGGTTAGCACACCAAGGTGCAAATGTTGTCGTAGCTGCGCGTGAGCCTGAAGGAGTAACCGTAGGCAGAGAGCGTCCTCACGCACCTGTAAAACCAGTTGTCGATGAAATTTTAGCAATTGGTAGCAGAGGGCTAGGAATTACATGCGATGTCAGAAATCTCTCTGATGTCGAGAATATGGTTGAAGAAACTATGTCGACTTTTGGCAAAATCGATATATTGGTCAATGTAGTTGGAGGCAGCTGGGGTGAAACTTTCCGTTCAGGTCCTTTGATGGAGCTAGAGGAGCATGATTTTATAGAATGCTACAAAGTAAATGTCATTACGGCATTCCAATGTGCTAAGGCAGTCCAGCCCATTATGAAAAGCCAAGGAAAAGGAACTATTGTTAATATCGCCTCTGGATCAGGGCTTAATCCAGGCACAGGCCAAGCCGCATACGGGGCTGCCAAGGCAGGTGTTATTAACATGACCAAATCAATGGCTTACGAATGGGCTCCTGAGATCCGTGTAAATTCCATAGCACTTGGAGGAATAGAAACACCACACCGGCCAATGTGGAGCGAGACAATTCGTAGCACAAGTACCAGTAGAAGCGCGATGGGTCGACTTGGAACACCAGATGAGCATGCAGGTACAGTCCTCTGGCTGGTATCAGACGCAGCAGGATACATGAATGGTGCTACTATCGAAGCAGACGGAGGAAGACCTTAA
- a CDS encoding MFS transporter, whose amino-acid sequence MQPVNNFNSPAKQGNEPSSNSLKYSNFRLLWITTGLVAGGTWFQQVTLGWLAYELTRNPIHVAGVVGIRTLPLLLSPITGVLADRIDRKKLLVIDQALVTILVFGFSLLLFANLHQVWHLYVFALTFGFLWAVNNPVRYVLIANTVPKEALMHATAMVSMAFNAMRALGPGIGGFVIAYLGPGVNFLIQTVLFLIALILIQKMQTPYYTADRAQAQRNSPFKNLSDGFSHVINDPITRIITVMAFAVSFFMLAIVFNQLPVYTAEILFNEDGTYLGLLMMSLGFGGFIGTAIIASLGSYSRKGLLASSGFLMSALCVIALSQVTNLWIALFVLMLQQMFMQIVMTTHMTVIHTVTPDAMRGRVMGVYQMEIGMLPFGGLLAGWISSLYGVDQALLVSGLTGLAIIVLASIFVPQYRKIAL is encoded by the coding sequence ATGCAACCTGTAAACAACTTTAACTCACCCGCGAAGCAAGGAAATGAACCCTCGTCCAATTCTTTAAAGTACTCTAATTTTCGACTTCTTTGGATTACTACAGGACTTGTCGCAGGAGGGACGTGGTTCCAGCAGGTAACTCTAGGTTGGCTTGCATATGAATTAACACGAAACCCGATACATGTAGCTGGAGTAGTAGGAATTAGGACTTTGCCGCTGCTTCTGTCGCCAATAACAGGCGTACTTGCTGATCGAATAGACAGAAAAAAATTGCTTGTTATTGATCAAGCTTTAGTAACAATTTTAGTTTTTGGATTCTCGCTTCTACTCTTCGCCAATCTACATCAAGTCTGGCATCTATACGTTTTTGCGCTAACTTTCGGGTTCCTCTGGGCTGTTAACAACCCAGTCAGGTACGTGCTCATCGCAAATACAGTACCCAAAGAAGCGCTGATGCATGCAACAGCAATGGTTTCGATGGCATTCAACGCTATGCGCGCACTGGGCCCCGGAATAGGAGGCTTCGTTATCGCTTACTTGGGTCCAGGTGTAAATTTTCTAATTCAAACCGTACTTTTTTTAATTGCACTGATTTTAATTCAAAAAATGCAAACTCCCTACTACACAGCCGATAGAGCACAGGCGCAAAGAAATTCTCCTTTTAAAAATCTTTCTGATGGATTTTCCCATGTCATAAATGACCCTATAACCCGAATAATTACCGTAATGGCATTTGCAGTTTCATTTTTCATGCTTGCAATCGTCTTCAATCAACTTCCAGTCTACACAGCTGAAATTTTATTCAATGAAGATGGAACCTACCTTGGGTTATTAATGATGTCGCTAGGCTTTGGGGGTTTTATTGGTACCGCCATAATCGCCTCATTAGGAAGCTACTCCCGTAAGGGATTGTTAGCATCCAGCGGATTTTTAATGTCAGCATTGTGCGTAATTGCACTTTCGCAAGTAACAAATTTATGGATAGCGCTTTTTGTATTAATGCTGCAGCAAATGTTTATGCAAATTGTTATGACTACTCATATGACTGTAATTCATACTGTGACACCAGACGCAATGAGAGGGCGGGTAATGGGCGTTTACCAAATGGAAATTGGGATGCTCCCATTTGGAGGGCTTCTTGCAGGATGGATATCTAGTTTATACGGGGTCGATCAGGCATTATTAGTAAGCGGTTTAACAGGGCTGGCCATAATAGTTTTGGCTAGTATTTTTGTGCCTCAATACCGCAAGATAGCCCTGTAA
- a CDS encoding MFS transporter, with amino-acid sequence MKQPPNSEHPPPIQKTGWAGTFSSLSYKNFRLLWFGTIFMSGGTWIQQITLGWLAFEMTNSPLQVSVVLGLRALPMLAAPVAGVIADIFDRRKFLLFDQTYLALLAFGFSLIILFELEEIWHLYVFSFLTGAGWGMMNPLRQTLVANSVPRSALTNAIALNSMAFNSMRMIGPGIAGIMIAMFGPEINFLIQAVMYAAVVFLVIPYKAEFAELREAPAKITPVKDFKEGLMYVTSQPIPRYAVLLSLVATVWLMAFIQTQLPVFVAVDLNDPDGGLLGLMGLGMGVGGFLGAVFVARFHFIRRKGRVALIAVAGGAASLVLLALVPSWQLAWIILVVQQLFFIMVMTTNNTILQSVTPDHLRGRVMGIFMLDVGMQPIGGVIAGLLATYYGVSTAWVFGGLMGMLLVVLITLAAPSFRKLEI; translated from the coding sequence ATGAAACAACCTCCGAACTCCGAGCACCCACCTCCAATTCAAAAAACAGGATGGGCTGGTACTTTCTCTTCTTTGTCCTATAAGAATTTTCGCTTACTCTGGTTCGGAACGATATTTATGAGTGGTGGAACCTGGATACAGCAGATAACTCTCGGATGGTTAGCTTTCGAAATGACCAATTCGCCCTTGCAAGTATCAGTCGTACTGGGTCTCAGGGCGCTGCCCATGCTTGCTGCTCCGGTAGCTGGAGTAATTGCAGATATTTTTGATCGAAGGAAATTTTTGCTATTTGATCAAACATATCTTGCCCTACTTGCATTTGGATTCTCTTTAATCATTCTTTTTGAGCTAGAGGAAATCTGGCATCTCTATGTATTTTCATTCCTGACAGGTGCAGGCTGGGGAATGATGAATCCTTTACGGCAAACACTAGTTGCCAATTCTGTACCTCGTTCCGCATTAACCAATGCGATCGCCTTAAATTCGATGGCGTTCAATTCTATGCGAATGATCGGGCCAGGCATTGCAGGCATAATGATTGCAATGTTTGGACCTGAAATTAATTTTCTTATCCAAGCTGTAATGTACGCCGCGGTTGTTTTTCTGGTAATACCGTATAAGGCTGAGTTTGCAGAATTACGTGAAGCACCGGCCAAAATCACCCCGGTCAAAGATTTCAAAGAAGGATTGATGTACGTAACATCACAACCAATCCCTAGGTACGCAGTCCTATTAAGCTTAGTTGCTACAGTTTGGCTAATGGCATTTATTCAAACCCAATTGCCCGTTTTTGTCGCGGTCGATCTAAATGATCCTGATGGAGGTCTGCTGGGATTAATGGGGCTCGGAATGGGTGTTGGTGGTTTTCTTGGGGCCGTTTTTGTGGCGAGGTTTCATTTCATTAGGCGAAAAGGAAGGGTTGCTCTCATAGCAGTGGCCGGCGGGGCAGCTTCTTTAGTCCTGCTTGCGCTTGTACCATCATGGCAACTCGCCTGGATAATTCTGGTCGTACAGCAATTATTTTTCATTATGGTAATGACAACTAATAACACCATTTTGCAATCCGTCACTCCTGATCACCTAAGAGGCAGAGTAATGGGGATATTTATGCTTGATGTGGGAATGCAACCAATCGGTGGTGTAATTGCTGGATTACTCGCAACTTATTACGGTGTTTCTACAGCATGGGTATTTGGTGGTCTAATGGGCATGCTTTTAGTTGTTCTAATTACCTTAGCAGCGCCATCATTCCGGAAACTGGAAATTTAA